The following proteins come from a genomic window of Salvia hispanica cultivar TCC Black 2014 chromosome 4, UniMelb_Shisp_WGS_1.0, whole genome shotgun sequence:
- the LOC125217877 gene encoding guanylate kinase 2, chloroplastic/mitochondrial: MLFRRICCSISKSYHNPFSLSPILTNPSRNPTSYSVYSPNLKTLRLASRRAISATPNSLVSESSTNSHMDDSKRPPVGPIPHPDSAGRAEVFRALEASLGSSFSSEPLIPDPNPLIIVISGPSGVGKDAVIKRLREVREDLHFVVTATSRPKREGEVDGKDYYFMSKEEFLSMIEKNELLEYAMVYGDYKGVPKQQIRDYMEKGCDVVLRVDIQGAAYLRKILRDNAVFVFLVAESEEALVKRLIGRKTETVEALLMRVASAKEELKHVKDFDYVVVNKEGELEGSVKLMESIIDAEKAKVQQRRAVV; the protein is encoded by the coding sequence ATGCTATTCCGAAGGATCTGCTGCTCCATTTCCAAATCCTATCACAACCCATTTTCCCTCTCCCCGATACTGACAAACCCTTCTCGCAATCCAACCTCTTATTCAGTATATTCGCCCAATTTGAAAACCCTAAGATTAGCCTCGCGAAGAGCCATTTCCGCAACTCCGAACAGTCTCGTTTCAGAAAGCTCCACGAATTCGCATATGGATGACTCCAAAAGACCTCCAGTGGGCCCCATTCCGCACCCTGATTCTGCGGGCCGGGCCGAAGTTTTCCGGGCTCTAGAAGCCTCTTTGGGGTCATCATTCAGCTCTGAACCCCTAATCCCGGACCCTAACCCTCTGATAATCGTGATTAGTGGTCCTAGTGGTGTAGGAAAGGATGCTGTGATTAAGAGGTTGAGGGAAGTTAGGGAGGATTTGCATTTTGTGGTCACGGCAACTAGCCGGCCGAAACGGGAGGGAGAAGTTGATGGCAAAGATTACTATTTTATGAGTAAAGAGGAGTTTTTGTCGATGATTGAGAAAAATGAGCTGTTGGAGTATGCAATGGTGTATGGGGATTATAAGGGTGTTCCGAAGCAGCAGATTAGGGATTACATGGAGAAAGGGTGTGATGTCGTGTTGAGGGTGGATATACAGGGCGCGGCTTATTTGAGGAAGATCTTGAGAGATAATGCTGTTTTCGTGTTTTTGGTGGCCGAGAGTGAGGAGGCGCTGGTGAAGAGGTTGATAGGTAGGAAGACTGAGACGGTGGAGGCTTTGCTGATGAGAGTTGCATCGGCTAAGGAGGAGCTGAAGCATGTGAAGGATTTTGATTATGTGGTTGTCAATAAGGAGGGTGAGCTGGAGGGTTCGGTTAAGTTGATGGAATCCATCATTGATGCGGAGAAGGCGAAGGTGCAGCAGCGTAGAGCAGTGGTTTAG